A genome region from Dolichospermum compactum NIES-806 includes the following:
- a CDS encoding tetratricopeptide repeat protein — protein sequence MDWITLLRSLQSDFLKRLISGCLLHCQIEGQHSELTIISGERLKALREFCWLMAEKYKRTSPVRDVFINNLKGKLGEEVVKERLANFITEVDYEKRFGGDGKSDFTLTANSAIGVEVKSRHGSIDRVRWSVSAEEVEKNAVIVCILIQEEVNEAQSAYHLFLAGFLPTQMIKLKTGKISFGINQLLYGGGLFSYLEQLPISANSYSSNLSQSQIIKPQSTPVDLTIFYLNLGDEYFQKGEYAAAINSYNQALQFNNSDADIYHKLGLVNYQLGEYHTAITNYSQAINININHPQAYHQIGLTHYQIGNYQIAIEAYTQAIRINPHIAINYKNRGDVRSHIGDTQGAIEDYNQAIKLNPDYINTQKDKHISRYLLDDQQKSHQVINIDFDDAIGYKNRGHDRVELGDYEGAIADYTQAIQINSDDIDAYYCRGNAHFDLGKYAAAITDYTQVVKMNSHYINAYYNRGNALLEIADKQGAVADFHKAADLYWQEGKLAEYQDIKARIIELEIEASLDILNF from the coding sequence ATGGATTGGATTACTCTCCTGCGATCGCTACAATCTGACTTTCTGAAAAGGTTAATATCTGGTTGTTTACTTCATTGTCAAATAGAAGGTCAACATAGTGAATTAACTATTATTTCTGGTGAGCGATTAAAAGCATTACGGGAATTTTGCTGGTTAATGGCGGAAAAATATAAACGCACTTCTCCAGTCCGTGACGTTTTTATTAATAATCTTAAAGGTAAATTAGGTGAGGAAGTTGTTAAGGAAAGATTAGCTAATTTCATTACGGAAGTAGATTATGAAAAACGCTTTGGTGGTGACGGTAAAAGTGATTTTACACTCACTGCTAATTCTGCCATTGGCGTTGAAGTCAAATCTCGTCACGGTAGTATTGATAGGGTCAGATGGTCAGTTAGTGCCGAAGAAGTGGAAAAAAATGCGGTAATTGTCTGTATTTTGATTCAAGAAGAAGTCAATGAAGCGCAATCTGCATATCATCTTTTTTTAGCTGGATTTCTACCCACGCAAATGATTAAATTGAAAACTGGGAAAATTTCCTTTGGGATTAATCAATTATTGTATGGTGGTGGTCTATTTTCCTATTTAGAACAACTTCCCATTTCCGCAAATTCCTATTCATCTAATTTATCTCAAAGTCAAATAATTAAACCCCAATCTACACCTGTGGATTTAACTATTTTTTATTTAAATCTTGGTGATGAATATTTCCAAAAAGGGGAGTATGCAGCGGCGATTAATAGTTATAATCAAGCCTTACAGTTTAATAATAGTGATGCTGATATTTATCATAAACTGGGTTTAGTTAATTATCAATTAGGCGAGTATCACACAGCAATTACTAACTATAGTCAAGCAATCAATATTAATATTAATCATCCTCAAGCTTATCATCAAATAGGTTTGACACATTATCAAATAGGGAATTATCAAATAGCTATAGAAGCTTATACCCAAGCAATTAGAATTAATCCCCATATTGCGATTAATTATAAAAATCGTGGTGATGTTCGCTCTCATATTGGTGATACTCAAGGAGCAATTGAAGATTATAATCAAGCAATTAAGCTAAATCCTGATTATATTAATACACAAAAAGATAAACACATATCTCGTTACCTATTAGATGATCAACAGAAATCACACCAAGTAATTAATATTGATTTTGATGATGCTATTGGGTATAAAAATCGTGGACATGATCGAGTTGAATTAGGAGATTATGAAGGAGCAATTGCTGACTATACCCAAGCCATTCAAATTAATTCTGATGATATTGATGCTTACTATTGTCGGGGTAATGCTCATTTTGATTTAGGAAAATATGCAGCAGCAATCACCGATTATACTCAAGTAGTGAAAATGAATTCTCACTATATTAATGCTTATTATAACCGAGGAAATGCCCTCTTAGAAATTGCCGACAAACAAGGAGCAGTGGCAGATTTTCATAAAGCCGCAGATTTATATTGGCAAGAGGGAAAATTAGCAGAATATCAAGATATAAAAGCGAGAATAATAGAATTAGAAATAGAAGCATCTTTAGATATTTTAAATTTTTAA
- a CDS encoding S1 family peptidase has protein sequence MFSPIARRLFLVFITTVCVIQLYAHSTPVVLGATSDPDVDVTAAKIANHVTVRILTQSGSGSGVVIKREGQTYTVLTNNHVVADSPEDGYGILTSDDKIYQGQQVNGMNTKKFDLALVKFTSPQDYQVVKLPKSKAISEGETVYASGFPAWHFVFKGKKITKMEETRNWGVKAFQVKPGTIKMQITKTLPGGYQLGNTNDIFQGMSGGPALNQQGELIGINGLLKYPFQGIEAFTFTDGTIPKEEDYLQMESLSWAIPIDNVLAFLEEQEIIKGDKT, from the coding sequence ATGTTTTCTCCCATAGCTCGCAGGTTGTTTTTAGTATTTATTACGACGGTTTGTGTGATTCAGTTGTATGCCCATTCCACCCCGGTAGTGTTAGGCGCTACATCCGATCCTGATGTTGATGTTACCGCAGCCAAAATTGCCAATCATGTAACTGTCAGGATTTTAACTCAATCTGGTTCTGGCTCAGGGGTGGTCATTAAACGTGAAGGGCAAACTTATACAGTATTAACAAATAATCATGTAGTTGCTGATAGTCCTGAAGATGGTTATGGCATTTTGACTTCTGATGATAAGATTTACCAGGGACAACAAGTCAATGGCATGAATACGAAAAAATTCGACTTAGCCCTGGTGAAATTTACTAGTCCACAGGATTATCAAGTAGTAAAATTGCCAAAGTCAAAAGCTATTTCTGAGGGAGAAACAGTATACGCCTCTGGTTTTCCGGCTTGGCATTTTGTCTTCAAAGGCAAGAAGATCACTAAAATGGAAGAAACCCGAAATTGGGGAGTTAAAGCTTTTCAAGTCAAACCTGGAACTATTAAAATGCAGATTACTAAAACTCTCCCTGGAGGTTATCAATTAGGCAACACTAATGATATCTTTCAAGGGATGAGTGGGGGACCTGCCTTAAATCAGCAAGGTGAACTAATTGGTATTAATGGGCTATTAAAGTATCCTTTTCAAGGTATTGAGGCTTTTACTTTTACCGATGGGACTATACCAAAAGAAGAAGATTATTTGCAAATGGAATCTCTCAGTTGGGCTATTCCTATTGACAATGTTCTTGCTTTTCTCGAAGAACAAGAAATTATCAAGGGAGATAAAACATAG
- a CDS encoding COP23 domain-containing protein: protein MKHQLKTAMIAATLALSSIFALGSTVQAFPKVDNSVNSDVDPSEESYTGTQFTCVPDGNGNLATVGQRSGGEPIPVIIWTSDSSKYFGKKVTPQSRCQIVTERFNQAVAESGGSLKDVVLMNGQVGSKTVICVVSINDTGCDGSNTLFTFNPKNAKKADQILAQILQISREGSSAGVIRETKGRVQVRLNDLLTMNANHPLRQTRRNSPAQNNPGGL from the coding sequence ATGAAACATCAATTGAAAACAGCGATGATAGCGGCAACTTTAGCCCTCTCCAGTATTTTTGCTTTGGGGTCTACAGTTCAAGCTTTCCCAAAGGTAGATAATAGTGTTAATTCAGATGTAGATCCATCAGAGGAATCCTATACAGGAACTCAATTCACCTGTGTACCTGACGGAAATGGTAACCTAGCCACCGTTGGTCAGCGATCTGGTGGAGAACCAATCCCTGTAATTATCTGGACTTCAGATAGTTCCAAGTATTTTGGCAAAAAAGTTACTCCTCAAAGCCGTTGCCAAATCGTGACAGAAAGATTTAATCAGGCTGTAGCTGAAAGTGGTGGTAGTCTTAAAGATGTTGTGTTGATGAACGGTCAAGTCGGAAGTAAAACCGTCATTTGCGTAGTTTCTATTAATGACACTGGTTGTGATGGCAGTAATACTCTGTTTACCTTCAACCCCAAGAATGCCAAGAAGGCAGACCAAATTCTTGCCCAAATCTTGCAAATCAGTCGTGAGGGTTCTAGCGCCGGCGTAATTAGGGAAACAAAAGGTCGTGTCCAGGTGAGATTGAACGATTTGCTAACCATGAATGCCAATCACCCACTCCGGCAAACCAGAAGAAACTCTCCTGCTCAAAATAACCCCGGTGGTTTGTAA
- a CDS encoding right-handed parallel beta-helix repeat-containing protein has product MSNRFRSKTSWFVTTLAISSSLISTFPVQAELPPVAQVIYVDPVNGLNTDEAGTSAKPYKSITSALSQAKPGTVIQLAPGNYSNESFPILLKPGVTLRGDESSRGERVVISGGGDYISRTFAKQNITILTNQDTTIEGVTVTNTNQRGTGVWIESTNPTIKNSTFTNNARDGVFVTGTGNPKIENNRFVQNSANGISLTKSSQGEVRNNLFQNNGFGLAIGNTATPSLTENQIVQNKDGIVISESAKPLVRKNTIQNNNRDGVVLIHDALPDLGTSNNPGGNVIANNGRYNFNNATKNNTMFDVTTTETPDTSQNADLSADDPNIALLKKWELTPIACNSGSEVVTIIMSSRRYCITPHPDLTAKRYQYNQATGNLKALADSPKPNSSRTRGGL; this is encoded by the coding sequence ATGAGTAATCGGTTCAGATCAAAAACCTCTTGGTTCGTGACGACATTAGCCATATCTAGTTCCCTAATTAGCACATTCCCAGTACAAGCAGAATTGCCTCCCGTTGCCCAAGTAATTTATGTTGACCCTGTTAATGGTTTAAATACTGATGAAGCTGGAACATCAGCAAAACCCTACAAAAGCATTACTTCTGCCCTCAGTCAAGCCAAACCGGGTACAGTTATTCAATTAGCTCCTGGTAATTATAGCAACGAATCATTCCCCATATTACTCAAACCAGGCGTAACATTACGGGGTGATGAATCCAGCAGGGGTGAGAGAGTAGTTATTTCCGGTGGTGGTGATTATATCAGTCGCACCTTCGCTAAACAGAATATTACTATCCTGACAAATCAAGATACCACAATCGAAGGTGTAACCGTCACCAACACCAATCAAAGGGGTACAGGTGTATGGATAGAATCAACTAACCCAACGATCAAAAACAGTACCTTTACTAACAATGCTAGAGACGGAGTTTTTGTTACAGGTACAGGAAATCCTAAAATTGAAAATAACCGATTTGTACAAAATAGTGCCAACGGGATTTCCCTAACCAAATCAAGCCAGGGAGAAGTTCGTAATAATTTATTTCAGAATAACGGCTTTGGTTTAGCCATTGGTAATACTGCCACACCCTCCCTAACAGAAAATCAAATCGTTCAAAACAAAGATGGTATAGTGATTTCCGAATCTGCTAAACCCTTAGTGCGTAAAAATACAATTCAGAATAACAATCGGGATGGTGTTGTTCTCATTCATGATGCTTTACCTGATTTGGGGACTAGTAATAACCCAGGTGGCAATGTCATTGCTAATAATGGTCGTTATAACTTCAACAATGCTACGAAAAACAACACCATGTTTGATGTCACAACGACAGAAACACCAGATACTTCGCAAAACGCTGATTTATCAGCCGATGATCCTAACATAGCGCTGCTAAAAAAATGGGAACTAACACCTATAGCCTGTAACTCTGGTAGCGAAGTCGTCACCATCATCATGAGTAGCAGACGATACTGCATTACGCCCCATCCTGACTTAACAGCTAAACGTTACCAATATAATCAAGCTACTGGTAACCTCAAAGCTTTAGCAGATTCCCCTAAACCTAATTCGTCTCGGACAAGAGGGGGTTTATAG
- a CDS encoding DUF6918 family protein — translation MGLSEKIMNSSHKDLIVQDCCTMIDVQLASKSGMSGIALKAAFAALKGIQPAYISNVIESLLPVCLTAIDPIWSEGVQQGEPVEYLTANSNRTANALLSVTDARVKNTKRQLVRGTYEKFRNSAEKHVQEAVPDLAQVIGKYANN, via the coding sequence ATGGGACTGAGCGAAAAAATAATGAATTCTAGTCATAAAGACTTAATTGTCCAAGACTGCTGCACGATGATAGATGTACAACTAGCATCTAAGTCAGGCATGAGTGGCATAGCCCTAAAAGCCGCCTTTGCTGCACTGAAGGGAATTCAACCGGCTTATATCTCCAATGTCATTGAGTCCCTTCTGCCAGTTTGCTTAACTGCAATTGATCCCATCTGGAGTGAAGGAGTGCAACAGGGTGAACCAGTGGAGTACCTCACAGCTAATAGTAACAGAACAGCAAATGCACTATTAAGTGTAACCGATGCCAGGGTTAAAAATACGAAACGCCAACTGGTGCGAGGAACTTACGAAAAATTCCGTAATTCAGCAGAAAAACACGTACAAGAAGCAGTACCAGATTTAGCTCAAGTGATTGGTAAGTATGCGAATAATTAG
- a CDS encoding COP23 domain-containing protein: MKYQLKTAIVVATLALSNIVGLGYTVQALPPVDNTIDNSNSIAMPDVDPSEVANTGTKFTCVPQGDGSVATVGQRPGGQPIPVIIWTSAASKYFGEKFTPQGRCQIVTPKLNQAVAESGGSLKDVVLMTGRVKNKTVICVVSANDTGCNGRNTLFTLKPENAKKADQVLAQIMQISRVGSSAGSVRETEGRVQIKLKDVLTKNRNLSSRQPAKTPAVRDDSLGL, encoded by the coding sequence ATGAAATATCAATTAAAAACAGCGATTGTAGTTGCCACTTTAGCCCTATCTAACATTGTTGGTTTGGGATATACGGTTCAAGCCTTACCACCAGTGGATAATACAATTGATAATAGCAACAGTATTGCGATGCCAGATGTAGACCCATCGGAGGTAGCCAACACTGGGACTAAATTTACCTGCGTCCCCCAGGGTGATGGTAGCGTGGCTACGGTTGGTCAGCGACCCGGTGGTCAGCCAATCCCTGTCATTATCTGGACCTCAGCAGCTTCAAAGTATTTTGGTGAGAAATTTACTCCCCAAGGTCGTTGCCAAATCGTGACACCAAAATTAAATCAAGCTGTAGCTGAAAGTGGTGGTAGCCTCAAGGATGTTGTGTTGATGACCGGTCGAGTTAAGAATAAAACTGTCATTTGCGTAGTTTCAGCAAATGATACTGGTTGTAATGGACGCAATACTCTGTTTACGCTGAAGCCAGAAAATGCCAAGAAGGCAGACCAAGTTCTTGCCCAAATCATGCAAATCAGTCGTGTAGGTTCTAGCGCGGGTTCCGTCCGTGAAACAGAAGGTCGTGTACAGATCAAATTGAAAGATGTGTTAACAAAAAACCGCAATCTCTCTAGTCGGCAACCGGCAAAGACACCTGCCGTCCGAGATGACTCCCTTGGTTTGTAA
- a CDS encoding peroxiredoxin, translating to MTLTYGTEGCLRIGQQAPDFTATSVVDQEFKSIKLSDYRGRYVVLLFYPLDFTFVCPTEVTAFSDRYPEFSQLNTEILGISVDSEFSHLAWIQTDRKSGGVGDINYPLVSDIKKEISAAYNVLDPNAGIALRGLFIVDKDGILQHSTINNLAFGRNVDETLRTLQAIQHVQSHIDEVCPVNWQPGDKTMNPDPVKSKIYFADI from the coding sequence ATGACACTTACCTATGGAACAGAGGGATGTCTCCGTATTGGACAACAAGCTCCCGATTTTACAGCAACAAGTGTAGTAGATCAGGAGTTTAAGTCAATTAAATTGTCTGATTATCGTGGTAGATATGTTGTACTGTTGTTCTATCCCTTAGATTTTACCTTTGTTTGTCCAACTGAAGTGACAGCATTTAGCGATCGCTACCCAGAATTTAGCCAACTAAATACAGAAATCTTGGGTATTTCCGTTGATAGTGAATTTTCCCACCTTGCTTGGATTCAAACAGATCGTAAATCTGGTGGAGTCGGTGATATAAATTATCCCCTAGTTTCCGACATCAAAAAGGAAATTAGTGCCGCTTACAACGTTCTTGATCCAAATGCTGGTATTGCTTTGCGTGGTTTATTTATCGTAGATAAAGATGGCATTCTGCAACACTCCACTATTAATAATCTAGCTTTTGGTCGTAATGTAGATGAAACTCTGCGAACATTACAAGCAATTCAGCACGTTCAGTCCCATATTGATGAAGTTTGTCCTGTTAATTGGCAACCTGGGGACAAAACCATGAATCCTGATCCCGTGAAGTCTAAAATTTACTTTGCTGATATCTAG
- a CDS encoding DnaJ C-terminal domain-containing protein: MAATDFKDYYAMLGISKTATSEEIKQAFRKLARKFHPDVNPNNKQAEAKFKEVNEAYEVLSDPDKRKKYDQFGQYWKQAGQGFPGGGSGTDMGGVDFGQYGSFNDFLNELFGGAGSRSGRQSYSYRTPSGRPGGGFNDFGFPDSGTGGTQDTEAVIILTFAEAFSGVQKRFSLGNETIDVRIPGGAKTGTRLRVKGKGQINPMSQQRGDLYLKVELQPHTFFQIEGDNLVCEVLITPDEATLGAAIDVPTPDGHVSVQLPAGVRSGQSLRLRGKGWPIAKGGRGDQFVKVAIAPPKDLTPQEREYYEKIRAIRTYNPRSHLAQLKL, encoded by the coding sequence ATGGCTGCAACCGACTTCAAAGACTATTATGCAATGTTAGGAATTAGTAAAACCGCCACTTCAGAAGAAATTAAACAAGCTTTTCGCAAACTAGCCCGTAAATTTCATCCTGATGTTAACCCCAATAACAAACAGGCTGAAGCCAAATTTAAAGAAGTTAATGAAGCCTACGAAGTATTATCGGACCCAGATAAACGCAAAAAATACGATCAATTTGGTCAATATTGGAAACAAGCTGGTCAAGGTTTTCCCGGTGGTGGATCTGGTACGGATATGGGCGGAGTTGATTTTGGTCAATACGGCAGTTTTAATGACTTCTTAAACGAATTATTTGGTGGTGCAGGTTCCCGCAGCGGACGACAAAGTTACTCTTATCGGACTCCTTCCGGTAGACCAGGTGGCGGTTTTAACGATTTTGGTTTTCCAGATAGCGGTACTGGTGGCACACAAGATACAGAAGCTGTAATTATTTTAACTTTTGCAGAAGCATTTTCCGGTGTTCAAAAACGCTTTAGTTTAGGAAACGAAACTATTGATGTGCGTATTCCTGGTGGCGCTAAAACTGGGACTCGTTTACGGGTGAAAGGAAAAGGACAAATTAACCCCATGAGTCAACAACGGGGAGATTTATACTTAAAGGTAGAATTACAACCCCATACTTTTTTCCAAATAGAAGGGGACAATCTGGTTTGCGAAGTCTTAATTACCCCTGATGAAGCCACATTAGGTGCAGCAATAGATGTACCCACACCCGATGGTCATGTCAGTGTTCAGCTACCTGCGGGAGTTCGTTCTGGTCAATCCCTGCGCTTACGTGGTAAGGGTTGGCCTATAGCTAAAGGTGGACGTGGTGATCAATTTGTCAAAGTAGCGATCGCTCCTCCCAAAGACCTCACCCCCCAAGAACGAGAATATTATGAGAAAATTCGGGCTATCCGCACCTACAACCCCCGCAGTCATTTAGCACAACTTAAATTGTAA
- a CDS encoding tetratricopeptide repeat-containing S1 family peptidase, which translates to MTTTAIATIVISLPTSAADTVSTQKIAQIAKSTSVQINVGGDLTPGGSGVIIAKQGNTYTVLTANHVVCDDLGRAGKITCATDTTYSIRTNTGKDYPVKDIKVLQQTRNDPDLAIATFVATEDYPIATLGNSDQMVEGADVFVGGFPAVFDKVGSARDFAFTTGIVVSRASNAINGYGLIYDARTITGNSGGPVFDIAGRVVAIHGLADTSGKNKTETGVVVTQKTGFNAGIPINTFLATSEPIIKNTPIKKDNSSTSESPATRLNNPQSARDFYARGITKLDQYNYRDAAEDFTQAIKLDPKYIEAYFKRGYSYTWVSKHQEALTDFNQVIVLDPNYLDGYLNRGWSQILLQNDQAALEDFNRAIRLNPNYAAAYAHQGMAYVKLGKYQAALESSKQAIRLDPHNSYGYTIQADVFNNLKDYPAAIKVSTLAIIIDPDDFNAYINRAIAYTITGDYQNALADYQKSAEIFNRRYVQKSTSQVEEKPKPTSNSQAEAKPKLTSNSSTDANIELIKSWELINVSCTSGEKLVTIMIDGKQYCVNPRPSLTLKSYQYNRGTGRLEPFDANVELIKSWELTNVSCTSGEKLVTIMIDGKQYCVNPHPSLTLKSYKYNRGTGRLEPLV; encoded by the coding sequence TTGACTACGACAGCAATCGCAACTATTGTAATTTCTCTACCAACATCTGCTGCTGATACTGTTAGTACCCAAAAGATTGCTCAAATTGCTAAAAGCACCTCAGTCCAAATTAATGTAGGGGGTGATCTTACTCCCGGAGGTTCAGGAGTCATTATTGCTAAACAAGGTAATACTTATACTGTACTGACAGCTAATCATGTGGTGTGTGATGATTTAGGCCGGGCAGGAAAAATTACTTGCGCTACAGATACTACTTATTCTATACGCACAAATACGGGTAAAGATTATCCTGTCAAAGATATTAAAGTATTACAGCAAACTAGAAATGACCCAGATTTAGCTATAGCTACTTTTGTGGCTACAGAAGATTATCCTATTGCGACTTTAGGAAACTCTGATCAAATGGTAGAGGGTGCAGATGTCTTTGTTGGTGGGTTTCCAGCCGTATTTGATAAAGTTGGATCTGCCAGAGACTTTGCTTTCACTACGGGAATAGTTGTTTCTCGTGCTAGTAATGCTATTAATGGCTATGGTTTGATTTACGATGCTAGAACCATAACTGGTAATAGTGGCGGTCCTGTGTTTGATATTGCTGGTAGAGTTGTGGCGATTCACGGGTTAGCTGATACTTCAGGTAAGAATAAAACAGAAACGGGAGTAGTGGTAACACAAAAAACAGGATTTAATGCGGGGATTCCTATTAATACTTTTTTAGCTACAAGTGAGCCAATTATTAAAAACACCCCCATCAAGAAGGATAATAGTTCTACTAGTGAAAGTCCTGCTACCCGTTTAAACAATCCTCAGTCAGCAAGAGACTTTTATGCCAGGGGTATTACTAAACTAGATCAATATAATTATCGGGACGCAGCGGAAGATTTTACTCAGGCAATTAAGCTTGATCCTAAATACATAGAAGCATACTTTAAAAGGGGATATTCATACACATGGGTAAGCAAGCATCAAGAAGCTCTTACAGATTTTAACCAAGTTATTGTTCTTGATCCTAACTACTTAGATGGCTACCTCAACCGGGGCTGGAGTCAGATATTATTACAAAATGATCAAGCAGCCCTTGAGGATTTTAACCGGGCAATTCGTCTCAACCCTAACTATGCTGCCGCCTATGCCCATCAGGGTATGGCTTATGTTAAACTAGGAAAGTATCAAGCGGCTTTGGAATCCTCTAAACAAGCTATTCGCCTTGATCCTCACAATAGTTATGGGTACACAATTCAGGCAGATGTGTTTAACAACTTAAAAGACTATCCAGCAGCCATAAAAGTGTCAACTCTAGCTATTATTATTGATCCTGATGATTTTAATGCTTACATTAACCGCGCCATAGCCTACACTATAACTGGTGATTATCAAAATGCACTTGCAGATTATCAAAAATCCGCAGAAATATTTAATAGGCGTTATGTTCAAAAATCTACTTCTCAAGTTGAGGAAAAGCCAAAACCAACTTCTAATTCTCAAGCAGAAGCAAAGCCAAAACTAACTTCTAACTCTTCCACTGATGCCAATATAGAGTTAATTAAAAGCTGGGAATTAATTAATGTTTCCTGTACCTCTGGGGAAAAATTAGTGACAATTATGATTGATGGTAAACAATATTGTGTAAATCCTCGTCCAAGTTTAACTCTTAAAAGTTATCAATATAATCGGGGTACAGGTAGATTAGAACCTTTTGATGCCAATGTAGAGTTAATTAAAAGCTGGGAATTAACTAATGTTTCCTGTACCTCTGGAGAAAAATTAGTGACAATTATGATTGATGGTAAACAATATTGTGTAAATCCTCATCCAAGTTTAACTCTTAAAAGTTATAAATATAATCGGGGTACAGGTAGATTAGAACCTTTAGTTTAA
- a CDS encoding peroxiredoxin family protein, translating into MLTSTDFTGLFNERFFHNFLPIPALDNFRLGVGTPDFKLSDITNNAVVKLSDFRGKQPVIIAFTRIFTEKQYCPFCYPHIQALNDNYEQFKNRGIEILLITSTDKKQSQIIVQDLGLKMPLLSDSSCHTFRIYKTGQALGAPLPAQFVLDKDGKLLYRHLFSFLDHNASIETLLEKYD; encoded by the coding sequence ATGCTGACTTCAACTGATTTTACTGGCTTATTTAATGAGCGATTTTTCCATAATTTCCTACCCATACCGGCGTTAGATAATTTTAGATTGGGTGTAGGCACACCAGATTTTAAACTATCAGATATTACTAATAATGCTGTAGTTAAGCTATCTGATTTTCGCGGTAAACAACCTGTAATAATTGCCTTTACCAGAATATTTACTGAAAAGCAATATTGTCCATTTTGTTATCCCCATATTCAAGCTTTAAATGATAACTATGAACAGTTTAAAAACCGAGGAATTGAAATTTTATTAATTACCAGCACCGACAAAAAGCAAAGTCAAATAATAGTTCAAGACTTGGGCTTAAAAATGCCATTATTAAGTGATTCCAGTTGCCATACATTTCGTATTTATAAAACTGGACAAGCATTAGGAGCGCCCTTACCAGCACAATTTGTATTAGATAAAGATGGCAAACTGCTCTACAGACATTTATTTTCCTTTTTAGATCATAATGCCAGTATAGAGACACTTCTGGAAAAATATGATTAA
- a CDS encoding AAA family ATPase encodes MTKLILLIGLPGSGKSTLAKQLLTECPQMQLISTDAIRGQLFGSEAIQGPWLLIWRELEQQLQQAITADQEVIFDATNAQRKNRREVITLARDCGFSYIMGVWVKTPVWLCLARNQKRIRQVPQYIILRMHRQIQDAPPSVEEGIDELIFFSSWHEYGNCDRPFSKNHT; translated from the coding sequence ATGACTAAATTAATTTTGCTAATTGGTCTTCCTGGTAGCGGTAAATCAACCTTAGCAAAACAATTATTGACAGAATGCCCTCAGATGCAGCTAATTTCCACAGATGCTATCCGAGGGCAGCTTTTTGGCTCAGAAGCAATTCAAGGACCCTGGCTGCTAATTTGGCGCGAACTGGAACAGCAATTACAGCAAGCCATAACCGCAGATCAAGAAGTGATTTTTGATGCTACCAACGCCCAAAGGAAAAATCGTCGGGAAGTAATTACCCTCGCCCGTGATTGTGGCTTTAGTTATATTATGGGGGTTTGGGTAAAAACTCCAGTTTGGCTATGTTTGGCACGAAATCAAAAACGGATTCGCCAAGTTCCCCAATATATAATTCTCCGAATGCACCGTCAGATCCAGGATGCTCCCCCTAGTGTAGAAGAAGGAATAGATGAGCTTATATTCTTTTCATCATGGCATGAGTACGGGAATTGCGATCGCCCATTCAGCAAGAACCACACTTGA